One part of the Acidobacteriota bacterium genome encodes these proteins:
- a CDS encoding UDP-N-acetylglucosamine--N-acetylmuramyl-(pentapeptide) pyrophosphoryl-undecaprenol N-acetylglucosamine transferase, protein MKILREFKPDVVVGAGGYVAGPVLLTAHFLGYPTLVMDSNALPGFTNRRLAAFIDKAALTFEDALPFFGRKGVVTGNPVRGEFFAVADKQPGDELNVLIFGGSQGSRAINIAMIDALPILKTEGSPIRMMHQTGESDFEAVRAAYAENEWQNAEIRPYITNMVDAFADADVIISRAGATTCAEVAAAGKAAIMIPLPTAADDHQRKNAEALVRNGAARMILQKDLTGETLAGELKQLSKDRSALKAMGQAVRKMARPDAAEATVDLIESIRKQK, encoded by the coding sequence ATGAAGATATTACGAGAGTTTAAACCGGACGTGGTCGTGGGTGCCGGTGGATATGTCGCCGGTCCGGTTCTGCTTACTGCTCATTTTCTGGGATATCCCACACTCGTGATGGATTCGAATGCGCTGCCTGGTTTCACGAATAGGCGGTTGGCGGCGTTTATCGACAAGGCAGCTCTGACATTCGAGGACGCGTTGCCATTTTTCGGAAGAAAAGGTGTGGTCACCGGTAATCCGGTCCGGGGCGAGTTTTTTGCAGTGGCCGATAAACAGCCGGGCGACGAGTTGAATGTATTGATCTTCGGAGGCTCTCAGGGTTCGCGGGCGATCAATATCGCGATGATCGATGCGTTACCGATCCTGAAGACAGAAGGCTCGCCCATTAGGATGATGCATCAGACAGGCGAGAGTGATTTCGAAGCCGTTAGGGCTGCGTATGCTGAGAACGAATGGCAGAACGCTGAGATCCGGCCGTACATAACAAATATGGTCGACGCATTTGCAGATGCCGATGTCATTATCAGCCGTGCCGGCGCGACAACATGCGCTGAGGTTGCAGCAGCAGGAAAGGCGGCGATCATGATCCCACTGCCGACCGCTGCAGATGATCATCAACGAAAGAACGCCGAGGCCTTGGTCAGGAACGGAGCCGCCAGGATGATCCTGCAGAAAGATCTGACCGGCGAGACGCTGGCAGGAGAATTGAAACAACTCTCGAAAGACAGGTCTGCTCTGAAAGCGATGGGTCAGGCCGTCCGCAAGATGGCACGCCCGGACGCAGCCGAAGCGACGGTAGATCTGATCGAAAGTATAAGGAAGCAAAAATGA
- the ftsZ gene encoding cell division protein FtsZ encodes MSNSPLKIFIDEPPITGARIKVIGVGGGGSNAVNRMIDAGIKGVEFIVANTDLQALEASKAPIKIQLGSKSTRGLGAGSNPEIGRAAALEDHEKLLDVLEGSDMVFVTAGLGGGTGTGAAPVVASLAIELGALTVAVVTKPFAVEGKKRMAQAEKGLAELRGCVDTLITIPNSKLREVEEKITILDAFRRADEVLLLAVQGITDLIITPGIINLDFADVTTVMRGKGVALMGVGAGEGEDAASKAMRAALDYKLLEENSIKGAKAALINVTGGPNMVLGEVEDAIGMIEGEADENADIIWGSVIKEDMGDKIKITVIATGFDSALSTAIPKPKAAEAAAIGTIRTGFAPVNTATDENIDVPTFMRRQAD; translated from the coding sequence ATGAGCAATTCCCCTCTAAAAATATTCATCGACGAGCCGCCAATCACTGGTGCTCGGATCAAGGTCATTGGTGTCGGCGGCGGCGGCAGTAATGCTGTCAATCGAATGATCGATGCCGGTATCAAGGGTGTCGAATTTATCGTCGCAAACACCGACCTGCAAGCGCTCGAGGCGTCAAAGGCACCGATCAAGATCCAACTTGGCAGTAAGTCGACACGCGGCCTCGGTGCCGGCTCGAATCCGGAGATCGGTCGTGCGGCCGCCCTTGAAGATCATGAAAAATTACTCGATGTGCTCGAAGGCTCGGACATGGTCTTTGTCACGGCGGGACTCGGCGGCGGAACGGGGACCGGTGCTGCTCCCGTCGTAGCTTCGCTAGCTATCGAATTGGGAGCTCTTACTGTTGCAGTTGTCACCAAGCCGTTTGCCGTTGAAGGCAAGAAGCGAATGGCACAGGCCGAGAAAGGTTTGGCTGAGCTTCGCGGCTGCGTAGACACATTGATCACCATTCCAAACTCAAAGCTCCGGGAGGTCGAAGAGAAAATTACGATCCTAGATGCATTCCGGCGTGCTGACGAGGTTTTGCTTTTGGCGGTCCAGGGCATCACCGATCTAATCATCACGCCTGGTATCATCAATCTTGATTTTGCTGATGTGACGACCGTTATGCGCGGCAAGGGCGTGGCTCTAATGGGCGTTGGTGCGGGTGAGGGCGAAGATGCTGCTTCGAAAGCGATGCGGGCGGCTCTCGACTACAAATTGCTCGAGGAAAATTCGATCAAGGGTGCCAAGGCGGCCCTTATCAACGTCACCGGCGGCCCGAACATGGTTCTCGGCGAAGTTGAAGACGCGATCGGAATGATCGAGGGCGAGGCTGACGAAAACGCGGACATCATTTGGGGAAGCGTGATCAAAGAAGATATGGGGGATAAGATCAAGATCACCGTCATCGCGACCGGTTTTGATTCGGCCCTATCAACAGCGATCCCGAAACCCAAAGCTGCCGAGGCCGCGGCCATCGGTACCATCCGAACGGGATTTGCGCCAGTGAATACGGCAACTGATGAGAATATAGACGTGCCGACCTTTATGCGTCGACAGGCGGATTAA
- a CDS encoding UDP-N-acetylmuramate--L-alanine ligase, whose protein sequence is MFRNVKNIHFIGIGGIGMSGIAEVLCNLGFNVSGSDAKRSKNTDRLETLFNIKISEGHSAENVGNAQVVVYSSAVKDDNPEVVIAKERGIPVIPRAEMLAELMVLKPYAVAVSGTHGKTSTTSMVATILGHAGFDPTTVVGGVVDTLGSNARLGSSDWFVTEADESDRSFLMLYPTIAVVTNIDKEHMESYKGMDDVVQCFTDFVNKVPFFGAAILCLDDPNVQLLIPNIKRRRVTYGMTAQADVSAHDISYDDGFGSTFSVWKGDTVLGDVHLPVPGEHNIYNALAATAVALEMEVPFEKIVEAFAIFKNANRRFQFKGEINDILVVDDYGHHPTEILATLSAAKNSSGGRRTVVVFQPHRYSRTQELMEEFALSFNNADVLYVLDIYAASEKPIDGVTAEVLTENIKKFGHKNVSYIGDIDAAAKRVCADLQAGDLVITLGAGTVTRLSDEIVERLRSN, encoded by the coding sequence ATGTTCCGAAATGTAAAAAATATCCACTTCATCGGCATCGGTGGAATTGGGATGAGCGGTATTGCTGAGGTTCTGTGCAATCTTGGCTTTAACGTGTCGGGTTCGGATGCAAAAAGATCAAAGAATACCGATCGGCTCGAAACGTTGTTCAATATTAAGATCAGCGAAGGACACTCGGCCGAGAATGTAGGGAACGCTCAAGTGGTAGTCTACTCGTCGGCAGTTAAAGACGACAATCCCGAGGTTGTGATCGCAAAGGAACGAGGGATTCCGGTCATTCCCCGTGCTGAAATGTTGGCGGAATTGATGGTTCTCAAACCATATGCAGTTGCGGTCTCGGGGACGCACGGCAAGACATCTACGACATCCATGGTCGCGACGATCCTTGGACATGCAGGATTTGACCCGACCACGGTTGTCGGCGGCGTTGTCGATACGCTGGGCTCGAACGCACGACTTGGGTCTTCCGACTGGTTCGTGACTGAGGCCGACGAGAGCGACAGATCGTTCCTGATGCTTTATCCGACGATCGCGGTCGTCACCAACATCGACAAGGAGCATATGGAATCGTACAAAGGCATGGATGACGTGGTTCAGTGCTTCACCGATTTTGTAAATAAGGTGCCGTTCTTTGGGGCCGCAATACTTTGCCTTGACGATCCGAATGTTCAGCTGTTGATCCCAAATATAAAACGCCGCCGAGTAACCTACGGGATGACCGCTCAGGCTGACGTTTCCGCACATGACATTAGCTACGACGATGGATTTGGGTCGACATTTTCCGTTTGGAAGGGCGACACGGTTCTCGGCGACGTGCACCTGCCGGTTCCCGGCGAACATAATATTTACAATGCTTTAGCGGCAACGGCAGTAGCCCTGGAGATGGAAGTGCCATTCGAGAAGATCGTCGAAGCATTTGCGATCTTTAAGAATGCGAATCGTAGATTCCAGTTCAAAGGTGAGATCAACGATATCCTCGTCGTCGACGATTACGGCCATCATCCCACCGAGATCCTGGCAACACTGTCAGCTGCAAAAAATAGCTCCGGCGGGCGTCGAACTGTGGTGGTATTTCAGCCGCATCGGTACAGCCGCACTCAGGAACTGATGGAGGAATTTGCGTTGTCTTTTAACAACGCGGATGTGTTATACGTCCTTGATATCTACGCCGCGAGCGAAAAGCCGATCGATGGTGTGACGGCTGAAGTTCTAACAGAGAATATCAAGAAATTCGGCCATAAGAATGTAAGCTATATCGGCGATATCGACGCCGCTGCAAAGAGGGTGTGTGCGGACCTTCAGGCTGGTGATCTTGTTATCACGCTCGGTGCGGGAACGGTCACAAGACTTTCGGATGAGATAGTTGAAAGGCTGAGAAGTAACTAG
- a CDS encoding FtsQ-type POTRA domain-containing protein: MNIQRNMAKAKKSTIRKTRATSTKKRSSSVKPRRRGSSFDASRFILPVFVGIILLAGIGFFGVMGYRTAIASEFFNVRRVEVRGNDRVNPEDVKRIVTANTEKSGVWRADLGEIREKIEKLPFVKTASVSMVLPVGIRVGITERIPAAIVRLSYGDSLVDTEGNVVVPVTKPEPAFPFAMRGWDETKTEKAMTDNLARLKLYKKMTEEWREYGLSDRVKEVDLRDLKDPNATIEDSGRMIAVVLSRDSLGKSLKSAVEAVAGKGERVKSVNAGGVSPVLEYLSF, from the coding sequence TTGAATATCCAACGCAATATGGCAAAGGCTAAGAAAAGCACGATCAGAAAAACCCGGGCAACCTCGACAAAGAAGCGGTCGTCGTCCGTCAAGCCGCGGCGCCGCGGTTCGTCGTTCGATGCTTCGAGGTTTATTCTCCCGGTGTTCGTAGGCATTATTCTGCTGGCCGGGATCGGATTCTTCGGCGTGATGGGCTATCGGACTGCAATTGCTTCTGAGTTCTTCAATGTACGCCGCGTCGAAGTTCGCGGAAATGACCGCGTGAATCCGGAAGACGTTAAACGTATTGTCACCGCGAATACCGAGAAATCAGGTGTTTGGCGTGCTGATCTCGGTGAGATTCGTGAAAAGATCGAGAAACTTCCGTTCGTGAAGACCGCGTCCGTGTCAATGGTCCTGCCGGTCGGGATCCGCGTCGGAATTACCGAGCGTATCCCCGCAGCAATTGTTAGATTGAGTTATGGTGATTCGCTCGTCGATACAGAAGGAAATGTCGTCGTGCCGGTAACGAAGCCGGAGCCGGCGTTTCCGTTCGCGATGCGGGGCTGGGATGAAACAAAAACAGAAAAGGCGATGACGGACAACCTCGCCCGGCTCAAACTCTACAAGAAGATGACCGAGGAATGGCGGGAATACGGGCTTTCGGATCGTGTTAAGGAGGTCGACCTGAGAGACCTTAAGGATCCTAACGCGACAATCGAGGATTCAGGAAGAATGATCGCAGTTGTATTGTCCAGAGACAGCCTCGGCAAGAGCCTCAAATCTGCGGTCGAAGCTGTGGCCGGAAAGGGCGAGAGGGTCAAATCGGTCAATGCCGGCGGCGTTTCGCCGGTGCTTGAATACCTAAGCTTCTAA
- the pdxA gene encoding 4-hydroxythreonine-4-phosphate dehydrogenase PdxA: MAERIPTIGITMGDAAGIGPEVVVKALADGSLRDICDCKVIGDRVHLERIAVSLGIDTSVLTDVCDLKNLPGEPPVGVDDAVTGRAAAESIIKAVDLWRSGEIDAIATAPISKKSIRLGGYDFQRHTEFLASLTDTERFAMSFFGGGLRVVLLSTHLPLRDAIDLIKFGKLVDLIEFSSTELSKLLKRKVKIAVAGLNPHASEGGMFGSEEADEIIPAIENCKKLGVDVSGPYSPDTVFLRCSKGEFDVCIALYHDQATIPVKALAFNAAVNVTLGLPLIRTSVDHGTAYDIAGKGIAESASMTAAIRLAAELAAAK, translated from the coding sequence ATGGCTGAGAGAATACCAACGATCGGGATCACAATGGGCGATGCAGCCGGTATCGGGCCCGAGGTTGTTGTAAAGGCTCTGGCCGACGGTTCTTTAAGAGACATTTGTGACTGCAAGGTCATCGGCGATCGCGTTCATCTCGAACGGATCGCCGTTTCGCTTGGTATCGACACGAGCGTATTGACAGACGTTTGCGACCTCAAGAATCTTCCGGGCGAACCTCCGGTCGGCGTTGACGACGCAGTGACCGGACGTGCGGCCGCAGAGTCAATAATCAAAGCTGTTGACCTCTGGCGATCGGGCGAAATAGATGCGATCGCAACCGCTCCGATAAGTAAAAAGTCGATCCGGCTCGGTGGTTATGATTTTCAGAGACATACCGAGTTTCTTGCTTCGTTAACCGATACGGAACGGTTTGCGATGAGCTTTTTCGGCGGTGGTTTGCGTGTCGTACTGCTTTCGACACATTTGCCGCTGCGTGACGCCATCGATCTGATAAAGTTTGGCAAACTTGTCGATCTGATCGAGTTTTCATCGACCGAACTCAGCAAGTTGCTCAAGCGAAAAGTAAAGATCGCCGTGGCCGGCCTCAATCCCCATGCGTCCGAAGGCGGAATGTTCGGCAGCGAAGAGGCTGATGAGATCATACCCGCGATTGAAAATTGCAAAAAGCTGGGTGTCGATGTCAGCGGGCCTTATTCCCCCGACACGGTCTTTTTGCGTTGTTCTAAAGGTGAATTTGACGTTTGCATCGCCCTTTATCATGACCAGGCGACAATTCCTGTCAAAGCACTTGCCTTCAACGCTGCCGTGAATGTCACGCTCGGGCTGCCGCTCATCCGAACATCGGTCGACCACGGTACCGCCTACGATATTGCCGGAAAAGGCATTGCCGAATCGGCAAGTATGACCGCCGCGATACGACTTGCCGCTGAGCTTGCAGCCGCTAAATGA
- the ftsW gene encoding putative lipid II flippase FtsW: protein MTKELRTDWFMFVIAAGLALFGALMVYSASAMMAMKESGESSQYTYFVKQSIFVIVGLAAMFVVSRIDYHVFENKWVIIGILAITSIALLAVFAFPPINGAQRWIRFGGFSFQPSELAKIALPMFLAWFLTKNEDSVTEVKSTVLPALGGFGLLAGLVMLEKDLGTTIVLCAIFSAVYFTAGARLMHIGTVAAGLVVIGAGAIFFAPWRVARIMAFLDPYKYSDDEAYQVVQSLYAIGSGGIFGEGFAKGTQKLFYLPYPYSDFIFSVVGEELGLVGTMAVVVVFGLLLWRGARAALMAPDRFGTLLGIGLITGIIAQALFNISVVISILPAKGIPLPFISYGGSSVLITLIGVGILLSISRHAGNTPKKEPANGLGSYRRRTRAA from the coding sequence ATGACAAAGGAACTTCGTACAGATTGGTTCATGTTCGTGATCGCGGCCGGTCTCGCCCTTTTCGGCGCACTGATGGTCTACAGTGCCTCAGCGATGATGGCTATGAAAGAATCGGGCGAATCCAGCCAGTACACTTACTTTGTAAAGCAGAGTATTTTTGTGATCGTTGGGCTCGCCGCGATGTTCGTCGTCAGCCGCATTGATTATCACGTTTTTGAAAACAAGTGGGTGATAATCGGGATTTTGGCAATAACGTCGATCGCTCTTCTAGCTGTTTTCGCGTTTCCGCCGATAAACGGAGCGCAACGTTGGATCAGATTTGGCGGATTCTCATTTCAGCCGTCAGAGCTGGCGAAAATCGCATTGCCGATGTTCCTTGCGTGGTTCCTGACCAAGAACGAAGACTCCGTAACCGAGGTCAAGTCAACGGTTTTGCCCGCGCTAGGCGGCTTTGGTCTGTTGGCCGGGCTTGTAATGCTTGAGAAGGATCTTGGGACGACGATCGTCCTTTGTGCGATCTTCTCAGCGGTGTATTTTACAGCCGGAGCGAGATTGATGCACATCGGGACCGTGGCAGCCGGTTTGGTAGTAATTGGAGCCGGTGCGATATTCTTCGCACCGTGGCGGGTGGCACGCATAATGGCGTTCCTCGATCCGTATAAATACTCGGACGACGAGGCATATCAGGTCGTGCAATCGCTTTACGCGATCGGATCGGGCGGTATCTTTGGCGAGGGTTTTGCCAAGGGAACGCAGAAGCTGTTCTATCTGCCGTATCCTTATTCCGATTTTATCTTTTCGGTCGTAGGCGAGGAGTTGGGATTGGTTGGAACAATGGCCGTTGTTGTCGTATTCGGACTGCTGCTTTGGCGGGGAGCCCGAGCAGCTTTGATGGCACCAGACAGGTTTGGAACATTGCTTGGTATCGGTTTGATCACCGGAATAATCGCCCAGGCCTTGTTCAATATCAGCGTCGTGATCTCGATATTGCCGGCGAAGGGTATTCCCCTTCCGTTCATATCATATGGCGGATCCTCGGTGCTTATTACGCTGATCGGTGTGGGGATCTTGTTGAGCATCTCGCGGCACGCCGGAAATACACCCAAAAAAGAGCCGGCAAATGGCCTTGGTTCGTATCGACGCAGAACCCGGGCCGCATGA
- the murD gene encoding UDP-N-acetylmuramoyl-L-alanine--D-glutamate ligase — protein MQIEGRKSLVLGAGRSGIASAKFLAERGATVALHDRKPVEEWSDAARSLKEMHGIGLIGGELPSWLLDQIDLVVISPGVPTNTIPARYVDRKDGEVIGEIELASRFLNGRVVAVTGSNGKTTTTTLIGEMLKNAGIDTLVGGNIGTPLLSLVETANEHTWTVAELSSFQLETIVDFRPDVALCLNVTPNHLDRYESFLDYAAAKHRIFKNQTAENVAVLNADDPITAEWASGLNANVVMFSVKHQLDDGLFLRGRELICKANGKEKVLTSRDEIFLRGMHNVENVLAAFAAGLACGASPESMRETVSNFKGVEHRIEFVAEIDGVKFYNDSKATSVDATMKAVEALSEGEGKTILILGGRGKNAPYAPLIPLIEGSVRSLVLIGEDADNIERQLKDHADIIRAESLKDAVERCFEAAETGDAVLLAPACASFDMFSSFEDRGREFKLQVANLAAKVAVV, from the coding sequence ATGCAGATCGAAGGAAGAAAATCATTGGTTCTCGGTGCCGGGAGATCGGGTATCGCATCGGCGAAGTTCCTTGCCGAACGCGGTGCGACGGTCGCTCTGCACGATCGTAAGCCGGTCGAGGAATGGTCGGACGCGGCGCGTTCGCTGAAAGAAATGCATGGCATCGGCCTTATCGGCGGCGAGTTGCCGTCGTGGCTGCTAGATCAGATCGATCTCGTGGTGATCTCGCCGGGCGTACCAACAAATACGATCCCTGCTCGATATGTCGATCGCAAGGACGGCGAAGTCATCGGTGAGATCGAACTCGCTTCGCGTTTTCTCAATGGCCGTGTCGTTGCTGTCACCGGTTCGAACGGCAAGACCACAACTACCACGCTGATCGGCGAAATGCTCAAGAATGCCGGCATTGATACGCTGGTCGGCGGAAACATCGGCACGCCCTTGTTGTCGCTCGTCGAAACGGCGAATGAACACACGTGGACGGTCGCCGAACTTTCCAGTTTTCAGCTTGAGACGATCGTCGATTTTAGGCCTGATGTGGCTTTGTGCCTCAATGTCACCCCGAATCATCTTGACCGCTACGAATCTTTCCTCGATTATGCGGCCGCCAAGCACCGGATCTTCAAGAACCAGACCGCAGAAAACGTGGCTGTGCTAAACGCGGATGATCCGATCACTGCCGAATGGGCAAGCGGTTTGAACGCCAATGTCGTAATGTTCAGCGTGAAACACCAACTCGACGACGGCCTTTTTCTTCGCGGCCGCGAGCTAATTTGCAAGGCGAACGGCAAAGAAAAGGTTCTGACGTCGCGCGACGAGATCTTTTTGCGCGGGATGCACAACGTCGAGAATGTGCTTGCGGCATTTGCGGCGGGACTGGCTTGCGGAGCTTCGCCCGAATCGATGCGGGAAACGGTCTCCAATTTCAAAGGTGTCGAACATCGGATCGAATTTGTCGCTGAGATAGATGGCGTAAAGTTCTATAACGATTCGAAGGCAACATCCGTAGATGCGACGATGAAAGCCGTCGAGGCATTGAGCGAAGGCGAGGGCAAAACGATATTGATCCTTGGCGGACGCGGCAAGAATGCGCCGTATGCTCCGCTTATCCCGTTGATCGAAGGCTCGGTCCGCTCGCTGGTATTGATCGGCGAAGACGCGGACAACATTGAAAGACAATTGAAGGATCATGCCGACATCATCCGAGCCGAGTCGTTAAAAGACGCAGTTGAAAGATGTTTCGAGGCAGCCGAAACGGGCGACGCTGTCCTGCTCGCTCCCGCGTGTGCAAGTTTTGATATGTTCAGCAGTTTCGAGGATCGGGGGCGTGAATTCAAGTTGCAGGTGGCAAATTTGGCCGCAAAAGTTGCAGTTGTTTGA
- the ftsA gene encoding cell division protein FtsA, which produces MSNEICAVGLDVGTSKVRCVIGEPADDGKMNIIGIGEADSKGLRRGVVTSTEAVAEAIRKAVGEAERVSGLEVDSATVNLSGEHFRGENKSGVVAVAGPDKEIADDDIDRAIDSASAMPLQPGWEIVDRLPQEFIIDGQDGITEPIGMSGSRLEARVHVVISPSAGRQNLVKAVKRAGLDVEQTILEPLAAAESTLTDDDREYGSAVVNIGAEITSLIIFSRGAVQHMSVFPFGSTHFTKDLAVGLRVSIPQANKIKHDYGCVASFLLSDDEREEMIEIMPVGRNETRGLSKEILCDIMQPRAVELLQHVAREAISSKAQISSGVILTGGGSMARGMCEIAEQIFDAPTRLGFIEPEYFGGLSDEAQTPAWAVASGLALTSMRSQLRGHNIGNRSPARKMADWFEGFRNKFRKI; this is translated from the coding sequence ATGAGTAACGAAATTTGTGCTGTCGGTTTGGATGTTGGGACAAGCAAGGTCCGATGCGTGATCGGAGAACCTGCAGACGACGGCAAAATGAACATTATCGGCATCGGAGAGGCCGATTCCAAAGGGCTCAGACGTGGAGTTGTGACGTCGACCGAAGCAGTCGCCGAGGCGATACGCAAAGCAGTCGGGGAGGCTGAACGCGTGAGCGGCCTTGAGGTCGATTCGGCGACGGTGAACCTGTCAGGCGAGCACTTTCGCGGCGAAAATAAGAGCGGTGTAGTTGCGGTCGCCGGCCCTGACAAAGAGATCGCTGATGACGATATCGATCGGGCGATCGATTCCGCAAGCGCAATGCCTTTGCAGCCCGGCTGGGAGATCGTCGATCGTCTGCCGCAAGAATTTATTATTGATGGGCAGGACGGTATAACAGAACCGATCGGAATGAGCGGCTCACGGCTTGAGGCACGTGTCCACGTTGTTATCAGCCCAAGTGCGGGCCGGCAAAATCTCGTCAAGGCTGTAAAACGTGCCGGACTTGACGTCGAACAGACGATCCTGGAGCCGCTTGCCGCCGCCGAAAGTACACTTACGGACGATGACCGCGAATACGGTAGTGCCGTGGTCAATATCGGGGCCGAGATCACGAGCCTTATTATCTTCAGCCGCGGTGCAGTACAGCATATGTCGGTGTTTCCGTTCGGCAGTACTCATTTTACAAAGGACCTCGCCGTTGGGTTGCGTGTGTCGATACCTCAGGCAAATAAGATCAAACACGATTATGGATGCGTCGCGTCCTTCTTACTGAGTGACGACGAACGTGAAGAAATGATCGAGATCATGCCGGTCGGCCGCAATGAGACGCGGGGGCTCTCAAAAGAGATCCTTTGCGACATCATGCAGCCCCGAGCCGTCGAATTGCTCCAACATGTTGCTCGCGAGGCCATCTCCTCGAAAGCTCAGATCTCAAGCGGCGTCATCCTGACCGGCGGCGGTTCGATGGCACGCGGAATGTGTGAGATCGCGGAACAAATATTTGACGCTCCGACCAGGCTCGGCTTTATCGAACCTGAGTATTTCGGAGGACTGTCGGATGAAGCTCAAACTCCGGCATGGGCGGTCGCCTCGGGACTTGCTTTGACTTCAATGAGGTCGCAACTTCGCGGGCACAATATAGGGAACCGTTCGCCCGCCCGCAAGATGGCAGACTGGTTCGAAGGTTTTCGAAATAAATTTAGAAAAATATAA
- a CDS encoding glycosyltransferase, with translation MKVLIAAGGTGGHIYPGIAIAMEILRRDAESEVLFVGTARGLETRIVPDNGFQLALIHSAGLKNVGVAGKVKGLMVLPRSFSRR, from the coding sequence ATGAAAGTACTGATCGCAGCCGGCGGGACCGGCGGACATATTTATCCCGGGATCGCTATCGCGATGGAAATTCTCCGCCGCGATGCCGAGTCTGAGGTATTGTTCGTCGGCACTGCCCGCGGGTTAGAGACCAGGATCGTTCCCGACAACGGATTTCAGCTTGCCTTGATCCATAGTGCCGGACTCAAGAATGTCGGCGTGGCCGGGAAAGTAAAGGGATTGATGGTGCTGCCACGCAGTTTTTCGAGGCGATGA
- a CDS encoding response regulator, translating to MSVDRPKILLADDSVTIRKVVELTFADEGIDVVTVPDGDAAMIAFVADEPDLVIADVNMPGVDGYKICEIIKEDDTTRHIPVILLTGSFEPFDPGEASRVGANFYFTKPFQSIRELVEKVTDLLDANAFETASVPETEDIDDLYKDSFAETLEIPANETASEIELIRIEDDEEPDHLDAEPAAFNELLPERVTISDFGFEGVDNVDTPLDLERVADEESLESFMIESPAAADPFAVPVDLGDASLDDEMIETSRPDEARHDLHYSDTIEFEPVLAASVSEPAADPFASPVTTDDTMGKYNWADDAEGVVERSPVADTDSTLLKIEFADADHIDEPDNSESDPQEPGAAAEPAPRADAISPELIEMIAQRVIDKLSDKVVREVALEAVPRITENMIREALDHETKK from the coding sequence ATGTCCGTTGACCGACCCAAAATTCTCCTTGCTGACGACTCGGTGACGATCCGAAAGGTCGTCGAACTGACTTTCGCAGACGAAGGTATCGATGTAGTTACTGTCCCTGACGGCGATGCTGCGATGATCGCATTTGTGGCCGATGAACCCGACCTCGTTATTGCTGACGTCAATATGCCGGGCGTTGACGGATACAAGATCTGCGAGATCATCAAGGAGGACGACACAACACGGCATATTCCGGTGATCTTGCTTACCGGCTCGTTCGAACCGTTTGATCCCGGCGAAGCGTCGCGTGTCGGCGCCAATTTTTATTTCACCAAACCGTTCCAATCGATCCGCGAACTGGTCGAAAAGGTTACCGACCTGCTCGATGCAAATGCATTCGAAACGGCAAGTGTTCCCGAGACCGAGGATATTGACGATCTCTACAAAGACAGCTTTGCAGAAACGCTTGAGATACCTGCGAATGAGACCGCGTCTGAAATTGAGCTGATCCGGATCGAAGATGATGAAGAACCTGACCATCTGGATGCAGAGCCTGCCGCATTTAACGAACTGTTACCGGAACGCGTAACGATCTCAGATTTCGGTTTTGAAGGGGTGGATAACGTGGACACCCCGCTCGATCTGGAGCGTGTCGCCGATGAAGAATCTTTGGAAAGTTTCATGATCGAGTCTCCGGCTGCGGCAGATCCATTCGCCGTGCCGGTGGATCTCGGCGACGCGAGCCTGGACGATGAAATGATCGAGACCAGCCGTCCGGACGAGGCGAGACACGATCTTCATTACAGTGACACGATCGAATTTGAGCCGGTGCTCGCTGCATCCGTATCCGAGCCTGCCGCCGATCCTTTCGCCTCGCCGGTGACTACGGACGATACGATGGGAAAATATAATTGGGCTGATGATGCGGAAGGTGTCGTCGAGCGATCGCCCGTTGCCGATACGGACTCGACTCTGCTCAAGATCGAATTTGCTGATGCCGATCATATCGACGAGCCGGATAATTCTGAGTCCGATCCGCAAGAACCGGGAGCCGCGGCAGAGCCTGCACCCAGGGCAGATGCGATCTCGCCGGAATTGATCGAGATGATCGCTCAGCGCGTGATCGACAAACTCTCGGACAAGGTGGTTCGCGAAGTAGCTCTTGAGGCCGTCCCGCGAATTACCGAGAACATGATACGAGAAGCTCTCGACCACGAAACAAAGAAGTAG